Proteins from a genomic interval of Rhipicephalus microplus isolate Deutch F79 chromosome 6, USDA_Rmic, whole genome shotgun sequence:
- the LOC142765816 gene encoding uncharacterized protein LOC142765816, giving the protein MSVFLILVFALADGKRVTLRFMAGNRENDPPPAQPPTPSPACDGDVDSDGALAAFPAAAASAEDVEELWSARKTRFFIAKYSEMKDLVGKTRALRTRRLLWKKLAEAINTEFLCNVTATQVENKWKSLDRAYKKSKKDNNSSGHHRVNCEYEE; this is encoded by the exons atgtcggtatttttaatcttggttttcgcccttgcagacggcaagcgcgttacgttgcggttcatggcagggaatcgtgaaaatgacccccctccggcacaaccgccgacgccttctcctgcctgcgacggcgacgttgacagcgatggggctttagccgcatttccagcagcagccgcgtcggctgaagatgtggaagagctttggagcgcccgaaaaacaaggttcttcatcgccaaatactcggaaatgaaggacttggtgggaaaaaccagggcacttcg cacaagaaggcttctgtggaagaagttggctgaggccatcaatacggagttcttgtgcaacgtgactgccacacaagtggaaaacaaatggaagtcgctggacagagcatataaaaagtcaaaaaaagacaacaattcttcaggtcaccaccgtgtgaactgtgaatatgaagagtaa